The following coding sequences are from one Paenibacillus sp. JDR-2 window:
- a CDS encoding MFS transporter → MSVANSSQPAASAANKPLSVEKGGFFNQPRAVWAVFFAGIIAFMGIGLVDPILKAIAEEMHASASEVSLLFTSYNAVMAVAMLITGVVTSRIGIKWTLLLGVVIIAVFSLLGGMSNDIWALVGYRAGWGLGNAFFVATALTAIVSLSKSGVTKAIILYEAAIGIGISVGPLLGGELGSISWRGPFIGVAGLMVIAFLAIIFMMPKTAGAPKASAAPAKKTSLLDPFRALRHRPLVVFGLTACFYNFGFFTLMAYAPFVMGLGIHQLGYVFLGWGILLAVTSVFMAPWLQRRFGTVKSMAVMLTLFGLTLLAMAIWTNTQWVIIASVIFAGALLGNNNTLITTGVMNAAPVERSTASAAYSFLRFIGGAIAPYFAGKLAEWFNPHIPFYVGAGFVIVSVLFILANHKHVKHVDHAGGH, encoded by the coding sequence ATGAGCGTGGCAAATTCATCTCAACCGGCAGCCTCTGCTGCCAATAAACCATTATCCGTTGAAAAAGGCGGTTTCTTTAATCAGCCCCGTGCGGTCTGGGCCGTCTTTTTCGCAGGCATTATCGCTTTTATGGGGATTGGTCTTGTCGATCCGATCCTGAAGGCTATTGCGGAAGAAATGCATGCATCCGCCAGCGAAGTAAGCCTGCTGTTCACCAGCTACAACGCCGTTATGGCGGTTGCGATGCTGATTACCGGCGTAGTGACGTCAAGAATCGGGATCAAATGGACGCTTCTTCTTGGCGTCGTCATTATCGCGGTATTCTCGCTCCTTGGCGGGATGTCGAACGATATTTGGGCGCTTGTCGGCTACCGGGCCGGCTGGGGTCTAGGCAATGCGTTTTTCGTAGCGACGGCGTTAACCGCAATCGTATCCTTGTCCAAAAGCGGCGTGACAAAAGCCATCATTCTTTATGAAGCCGCGATTGGCATCGGGATTTCGGTAGGTCCGCTGCTTGGCGGCGAGCTGGGCTCCATCTCGTGGAGAGGGCCGTTTATCGGCGTTGCCGGTCTCATGGTCATTGCCTTCCTGGCGATTATCTTTATGATGCCCAAAACAGCGGGAGCTCCCAAGGCTTCGGCCGCACCGGCGAAGAAAACTTCCCTGCTTGATCCGTTCCGGGCTTTGCGGCATCGTCCGCTTGTCGTCTTTGGCCTGACGGCTTGCTTCTATAACTTCGGCTTCTTTACGCTGATGGCTTATGCGCCTTTCGTAATGGGGCTTGGCATCCATCAGCTCGGTTACGTGTTCCTCGGCTGGGGCATTCTGCTGGCCGTTACTTCCGTCTTTATGGCACCATGGCTGCAGCGCAGATTCGGCACGGTCAAATCGATGGCGGTTATGCTGACGCTGTTTGGTCTTACCTTGCTTGCGATGGCCATCTGGACGAATACCCAATGGGTCATTATCGCGAGCGTTATCTTCGCGGGGGCTTTGCTGGGCAACAATAATACGCTTATTACAACAGGCGTAATGAATGCCGCTCCGGTCGAACGTTCGACGGCGTCGGCGGCATACAGCTTCCTCCGGTTTATCGGCGGCGCGATTGCCCCTTATTTCGCCGGCAAGCTGGCGGAATGGTTTAACCCGCATATTCCTTTCTATGTGGGAGCAGGTTTTGTTATCGTATCGGTTCTGTTCATCTTAGCGAACCATAAGCATGTGAAGCATGTCGATCATGCGGGAGGCCATTAA
- a CDS encoding MerR family transcriptional regulator gives MKIFYKIEDVAKMVGLTKRTLRYYEELGLLTPPERSEGGFRLYTDYHVERLKKLINARDVLGFSLQELQQYVAMSEEFINQRDEIRQTEDARLRLRKIDELEQTVDKQLELIDLKLEKMKNMRSEIHQLKDRINEAKKKYKRE, from the coding sequence ATGAAGATCTTTTACAAAATCGAGGATGTTGCGAAGATGGTTGGTTTAACGAAACGCACGCTTCGTTATTACGAGGAGCTTGGCTTGTTAACTCCGCCGGAGCGCAGCGAAGGCGGCTTCCGCTTATATACCGACTATCATGTCGAGCGGCTGAAGAAGCTGATTAACGCGCGCGATGTGCTGGGCTTCTCCTTGCAGGAGCTGCAGCAATACGTGGCGATGAGCGAGGAATTTATTAATCAGCGCGATGAAATCCGGCAGACGGAGGACGCCCGGCTGCGTCTTCGGAAGATTGACGAGCTTGAGCAGACGGTTGATAAGCAACTGGAGCTGATTGACCTGAAGCTGGAGAAGATGAAGAACATGCGGTCGGAAATTCACCAGCTCAAGGACAGAATCAACGAAGCCAAAAAGAAATATAAACGGGAGTGA